A window of the Nibribacter ruber genome harbors these coding sequences:
- the rpmG gene encoding 50S ribosomal protein L33 → MAKKAKGNRVQVILECTEQKNSGVPGMSRYITTKNRKNTPERMEMKKFNPFMKKVTVHKEIK, encoded by the coding sequence ATGGCAAAGAAAGCTAAAGGCAATAGAGTTCAGGTGATTTTGGAGTGCACTGAGCAGAAAAACTCCGGCGTACCTGGCATGTCTCGGTATATCACTACCAAAAACAGAAAGAACACTCCTGAGCGTATGGAGATGAAGAAGTTCAATCCTTTCATGAAGAAAGTAACTGTACATAAAGAAATTAAATAA
- a CDS encoding DUF4295 domain-containing protein codes for MAKKVVATLKTATGKDWAKVIKAVKSPKTGAYTFREEMVPIDQVQDALKK; via the coding sequence ATGGCTAAGAAAGTAGTTGCAACCCTGAAGACCGCCACTGGTAAAGACTGGGCGAAGGTGATCAAAGCTGTTAAGTCTCCTAAGACTGGCGCTTACACTTTTAGAGAAGAGATGGTGCCGATTGACCAAGTTCAAGACGCTCTTAAAAAATAA
- the rimO gene encoding 30S ribosomal protein S12 methylthiotransferase RimO, which produces MKVRSLKQDKYNVITLGCSKNLVDSEVLMGQLQANEFDVVHDSEKDDANIIIVNTCGFIDNAKQESIDTILRYADAKDAGAIDKLYVTGCLSQRYKDSLETEIPQVDAFFGTMELPQLLKTLEANYKHELIGERLITTPSHYAYFKIAEGCNRPCSFCAIPLMRGKHMDRPMEDLVREATRLANMGTKELILIAQDLTYYGLQQYGERKLAELLQRLSDVNGIEWIRMQYAYPSQFPMDALDVMAERSNICKYLDMPLQHISDNMLKTMRRGISKRRTLELVDTIRQRVPDIALRTTLIAGHPGETQKDFEEMYQWVEESRFDRLGIFTYSHEENTHAFSLEDNVPEEVKQERADTIMELQQGISMELNEAKVGNTYKVLFDRKESGYYVGRTQYDSPEVDNEVLVPADSAYVRLGDFANVKITDSSDFDLYGEVVGSAQESAMHISTVDAISE; this is translated from the coding sequence GTGAAAGTAAGATCCCTTAAACAAGACAAATACAACGTAATCACCCTGGGTTGCTCCAAAAATCTGGTAGACTCAGAGGTGCTGATGGGCCAGTTGCAGGCCAATGAGTTTGATGTAGTGCATGACTCTGAGAAAGACGATGCCAACATCATCATTGTGAACACCTGCGGCTTTATTGACAATGCCAAGCAAGAGTCTATTGACACCATTCTGCGCTACGCAGACGCCAAAGACGCCGGGGCCATTGACAAACTCTACGTGACCGGTTGCCTTTCGCAACGCTACAAAGATTCTTTAGAAACTGAGATTCCGCAGGTAGATGCTTTTTTTGGTACCATGGAACTGCCACAGCTCTTGAAAACCTTAGAAGCCAACTACAAGCATGAGTTGATTGGTGAGCGGCTAATCACCACGCCTTCACATTACGCCTACTTTAAAATAGCCGAGGGCTGTAACCGTCCCTGCTCGTTTTGCGCCATCCCCTTGATGCGCGGCAAGCACATGGACCGCCCAATGGAGGACTTGGTACGCGAAGCCACGCGCCTAGCCAACATGGGTACCAAAGAACTGATCCTGATTGCCCAAGACTTAACCTATTACGGCTTACAGCAATACGGTGAGCGCAAGCTAGCCGAGTTATTACAACGCTTGTCTGACGTGAACGGCATTGAGTGGATTAGAATGCAATACGCCTACCCGTCTCAATTCCCGATGGATGCGTTGGACGTAATGGCCGAACGTTCTAACATCTGCAAGTACCTGGACATGCCGTTGCAGCACATCTCTGACAACATGCTCAAGACAATGCGCCGCGGTATTTCTAAGCGTCGTACGCTGGAGCTGGTAGACACCATTCGTCAGCGCGTACCAGACATCGCGCTACGCACTACCTTGATTGCCGGTCACCCTGGTGAGACGCAGAAGGACTTCGAGGAGATGTACCAGTGGGTAGAAGAATCACGCTTTGACCGCCTGGGTATCTTCACCTACTCACATGAGGAGAACACGCACGCCTTCAGCCTGGAAGACAACGTGCCGGAAGAGGTGAAGCAGGAGCGCGCCGATACCATCATGGAATTGCAGCAGGGCATCTCTATGGAGTTGAACGAAGCCAAAGTGGGCAACACCTATAAAGTGCTGTTTGACCGCAAGGAAAGCGGCTATTATGTGGGCCGTACCCAGTATGACTCGCCGGAAGTGGACAATGAAGTATTGGTGCCAGCAGACAGCGCCTATGTGCGTCTGGGAGACTTCGCTAACGTGAAAATCACCGATTCTTCTGACTTTGACCTGTACGGCGAAGTAGTAGGAAGCGCGCAGGAATCTGCAATGCACATTTCTACGGTAGATGCCATTTCAGAATAA
- the ftsY gene encoding signal recognition particle-docking protein FtsY has product MALFGFFSKDKKDSLDKGLEKTKTSFLDQLSKAVVGKSKVDEEVLDELETVLVHADVGIGTTVKIIERIEKRVARDKYVGTSDLDRILREEIMELMEENKGGIAADFSLPDTGGQPYVIMVVGVNGVGKTTTIGKLASQFHKAGKKVVLGAGDTFRAAAVDQLKIWGDRVGIPVVDHGMNTDPASVAYDAVKKGVEMGADVVIIDTAGRLHTKVGLMNELTKIKRVMQKVIDASPHEVLLVLDGSTGQNAVIQAREFTKATEVTALAVTKLDGTAKGGVIIGISDEFKIPVKYIGVGERVEDLQVFDKREFVDSLFSKNK; this is encoded by the coding sequence ATGGCACTTTTCGGTTTCTTCAGCAAAGACAAAAAAGATTCTCTGGACAAAGGCCTTGAGAAAACCAAGACCAGCTTCCTGGACCAGCTTAGCAAAGCAGTAGTTGGTAAGTCTAAAGTAGACGAAGAGGTTCTAGATGAGCTGGAGACCGTTTTGGTGCACGCAGACGTGGGGATTGGCACCACGGTTAAAATCATTGAGCGCATTGAGAAACGTGTAGCCCGTGACAAATACGTAGGCACTTCTGACCTGGACCGCATCCTGCGCGAAGAGATCATGGAGCTCATGGAGGAGAACAAAGGCGGGATTGCCGCAGACTTCAGCCTTCCAGACACCGGCGGTCAGCCGTACGTGATCATGGTAGTAGGCGTGAACGGTGTGGGCAAAACCACTACCATTGGTAAGCTAGCCTCGCAGTTTCATAAAGCCGGAAAGAAGGTTGTGTTGGGTGCTGGAGATACGTTTAGAGCCGCCGCCGTGGACCAACTTAAAATCTGGGGTGACCGCGTGGGTATTCCGGTGGTGGACCATGGCATGAACACAGACCCAGCCTCTGTGGCCTATGACGCCGTGAAGAAAGGCGTGGAGATGGGCGCTGATGTGGTCATCATTGATACCGCTGGCCGTCTGCATACCAAAGTTGGCTTGATGAACGAGCTTACTAAAATCAAACGCGTGATGCAGAAAGTCATTGACGCCTCTCCGCATGAGGTATTGCTCGTCTTAGACGGCAGCACCGGGCAGAACGCCGTGATTCAAGCCCGCGAGTTTACCAAAGCCACCGAGGTAACTGCCCTAGCCGTGACCAAATTGGACGGAACTGCCAAAGGTGGCGTTATCATTGGTATCTCAGACGAATTCAAGATTCCTGTGAAATATATTGGAGTGGGCGAGCGGGTAGAGGACCTGCAAGTATTTGACAAGCGCGAATTCGTGGACTCTTTGTTCTCTAAAAACAAATAG
- the bshC gene encoding bacillithiol biosynthesis cysteine-adding enzyme BshC, with protein MKVSCIDYSATGAFSKLVVDYLNRDAKLQPFYQHFPEVPAFSKIMEERRYPASQRQILVEELQRQYDGVEMPEAVQSNILALSQEQTYTITTGHQLNIFTGPLYFIYKIVTAITTARALKQAYPAQIFVPVYWMATEDHDFAEVNHFTLFGKEYTWESEEKGAVGRFATDGLNEILDALPEQYELFEEAYTNSTTLAEATRKIVNGLFGTYGVVCVDGDSPALKQLFVPAVQKELTEQTSYKEITRTNEALQAQGYKPQVMTREINLFYLDQHLRERIVQEDGQYKVLNTNLTFTEAEILQHLQEHPERFSPNVVLRPLYQEMVLPNLAYIGGGAEVAYWFQLKGIFEAFQVPYPAVMLRNSAMYLTKPNAHRLEKLGLTPVEMFRDMPELKKRLAELLNQEELSLEAQRQALENAYKQVEELAQSIDPTLVKAVGAEAQKGAQSLQMLEKKLNKAIENKNDTAYNQLANLKEKLFPTGVLQERVDNLLSYQTNNPDFIQHLVEAFQPFGHQFTVLQED; from the coding sequence ATGAAAGTTTCCTGTATTGACTATAGCGCCACCGGCGCCTTCTCTAAATTAGTTGTGGATTATCTCAACAGAGATGCCAAACTCCAGCCTTTCTATCAGCATTTTCCAGAGGTACCTGCCTTTTCCAAGATTATGGAAGAACGCAGGTATCCTGCTAGCCAACGGCAGATTCTGGTAGAGGAACTTCAGCGCCAGTATGACGGCGTAGAGATGCCAGAGGCGGTGCAGTCCAATATTTTGGCGCTGAGCCAAGAGCAGACCTACACCATCACCACCGGCCACCAGCTCAACATCTTCACTGGTCCGCTATACTTCATCTACAAGATTGTCACTGCCATTACCACTGCCCGTGCATTGAAGCAGGCGTACCCAGCGCAGATCTTTGTGCCCGTGTACTGGATGGCCACCGAAGACCACGACTTTGCCGAAGTGAACCATTTCACGCTCTTCGGGAAGGAGTACACTTGGGAGAGCGAGGAGAAAGGCGCCGTGGGCCGCTTTGCCACCGATGGCTTGAATGAGATACTGGATGCCCTGCCAGAGCAGTACGAACTTTTTGAGGAAGCCTATACCAACAGCACCACCCTGGCAGAGGCTACCCGTAAAATTGTGAATGGATTGTTTGGCACGTACGGTGTAGTGTGCGTTGACGGCGACAGTCCAGCCCTTAAGCAACTGTTTGTGCCCGCAGTGCAGAAGGAGCTGACGGAGCAGACGTCTTACAAAGAAATTACCCGCACCAATGAGGCGCTGCAAGCCCAAGGCTACAAGCCCCAGGTCATGACCCGTGAGATTAACCTGTTCTACTTGGATCAGCACCTGCGCGAGCGCATTGTGCAGGAAGACGGACAGTACAAAGTCTTAAACACCAACCTGACTTTTACAGAAGCAGAAATCCTGCAGCATCTGCAGGAACATCCAGAACGTTTCAGTCCGAATGTAGTATTGCGGCCTCTGTACCAAGAGATGGTCTTGCCCAACCTGGCTTATATTGGGGGCGGGGCCGAGGTGGCCTACTGGTTCCAGTTGAAGGGAATCTTTGAGGCATTCCAGGTTCCTTACCCAGCGGTGATGTTGCGCAACTCGGCCATGTATTTGACCAAGCCCAACGCGCATCGCCTGGAGAAACTGGGGCTTACCCCGGTAGAAATGTTCAGAGACATGCCAGAACTGAAGAAGCGACTGGCGGAGCTGTTGAATCAGGAAGAACTGAGTCTGGAAGCCCAACGTCAAGCCCTAGAGAACGCTTACAAGCAGGTAGAAGAATTGGCCCAAAGCATTGACCCAACCTTGGTGAAAGCAGTAGGTGCCGAAGCGCAGAAAGGTGCGCAAAGCCTGCAAATGCTGGAGAAAAAGCTGAACAAGGCCATCGAGAACAAGAACGACACGGCCTACAACCAATTGGCCAACCTCAAGGAGAAACTCTTCCCCACGGGTGTGTTGCAGGAGCGCGTGGACAATTTGCTGTCTTACCAGACTAACAATCCTGACTTCATCCAGCACTTGGTAGAAGCGTTCCAGCCGTTCGGGCACCAGTTTACCGTGCTGCAGGAAGACTAA